One Streptococcus sp. DTU_2020_1001019_1_SI_AUS_MUR_006 DNA window includes the following coding sequences:
- the sufB gene encoding Fe-S cluster assembly protein SufB, whose product MAEERVEPKPIDLGEYKFGFHDDVEPVLSTGKGLNEDVIRELSAAKGEPEWMLEFRLKSYETFKKMPMQTWGADLSEIDFDDLIYYQKPSDKPARSWDEVPEKIKETFERIGIPEAERAYLAGASAQYESEVVYHNMKEEFEKLGIIFTDTDSALKEYPDLFKQYFAKLVPPTDNKLAALNSAVWSGGTFIYVPKGVKVDIPLQTYFRINNENTGQFERTLIIVDEGASVHYVEGCTAPTYSSNSLHAAIVEIFALDGAYMRYTTIQNWSDNVYNLVTKRAKAQKDATVEWIDGNLGAKTTMKYPSVYLDGEGARGTMLSIAFANAGQHQDTGAKMIHNAPHTSSSIVSKSIAKGGGKVDYRGQVTFNKNSKKSVSHIECDTIIMDDLSASDTIPFNEIHNSQVALEHEAKVSKISEEQLYYLMSRGLSESEATEMIVMGFVEPFTKELPMEYAVELNRLISYEMEGSVG is encoded by the coding sequence ATGGCTGAAGAAAGAGTAGAACCAAAACCAATTGACCTTGGTGAATATAAATTTGGTTTCCATGATGATGTAGAGCCTGTCCTATCGACAGGAAAAGGATTGAACGAAGATGTCATTCGTGAACTATCAGCTGCTAAGGGAGAACCTGAGTGGATGTTAGAATTCCGTTTGAAGTCTTATGAAACCTTCAAAAAAATGCCCATGCAAACTTGGGGAGCAGACTTGTCAGAGATTGACTTTGATGACTTGATCTACTACCAAAAACCATCGGATAAACCAGCCCGTTCTTGGGATGAAGTTCCTGAAAAAATCAAAGAAACCTTTGAACGTATCGGGATTCCTGAAGCTGAGCGTGCCTATCTAGCAGGTGCTTCTGCCCAGTATGAGTCAGAAGTGGTTTACCATAACATGAAAGAAGAATTTGAGAAGTTAGGAATTATCTTTACAGATACAGATTCTGCCCTCAAGGAATACCCAGACTTGTTTAAACAATACTTTGCGAAGTTGGTACCGCCGACTGATAACAAGTTGGCTGCCCTCAACTCAGCAGTATGGTCTGGTGGAACCTTTATCTATGTACCAAAAGGTGTGAAAGTGGATATTCCGCTTCAAACCTACTTCCGTATCAACAACGAAAATACTGGTCAGTTTGAACGTACCTTGATTATCGTTGATGAGGGTGCAAGTGTCCACTACGTAGAAGGATGTACAGCGCCAACTTATTCAAGCAATAGCTTGCACGCAGCTATTGTAGAAATCTTTGCTTTGGATGGAGCTTACATGCGTTATACAACCATCCAAAACTGGTCTGATAACGTTTATAACTTGGTAACCAAACGTGCTAAGGCTCAAAAGGATGCCACTGTTGAGTGGATTGATGGAAACTTGGGTGCTAAAACAACCATGAAATATCCATCTGTTTACCTAGATGGAGAAGGAGCGCGTGGTACCATGCTTTCTATCGCCTTTGCTAATGCAGGGCAACACCAAGATACGGGTGCCAAGATGATCCACAATGCACCACATACAAGTTCATCAATCGTGTCTAAATCCATCGCCAAAGGCGGAGGGAAGGTTGACTATCGTGGACAAGTAACCTTTAACAAGAACTCTAAGAAATCTGTCTCACACATCGAGTGTGACACCATTATCATGGATGACTTGTCAGCATCAGATACCATTCCATTTAATGAAATTCACAACTCACAAGTTGCTTTGGAACACGAAGCTAAGGTATCTAAGATTTCAGAAGAGCAACTCTATTACCTTATGAGTCGTGGCTTGTCAGAATCTGAGGCAACTGAGATGATTGTTATGGGATTTGTAGAACCCTTCACTAAAGAACTTCCAATGGAATACGCAGTTGAACTCAACCGCTTGATTAGCTATGAAATGGAAGGATCTGTCGGATAA
- the tmk gene encoding dTMP kinase, translating into MSKGFLVSLEGPEGAGKTSVLEALIPILEDRGVKVLTTREPGGVLIGEKIREVILDPSHTEMDPKTELLLYIASRRQHLVEKVLPALAAGKLVIMDRFIDSSVAYQGFGRGLDIDAIDWLNEFATDGLKPDLTLYFDIEVEEGLARIAANSNREVNRLDMEGLDLHRKVRQGYLSLLEREGNRIEKIDASLPLDQVIENTQQLLFDRMGLRR; encoded by the coding sequence ATGTCAAAAGGATTTTTAGTCTCTCTTGAGGGACCAGAGGGAGCAGGAAAAACAAGCGTTCTTGAAGCCTTAATCCCTATATTAGAGGATAGGGGAGTGAAAGTTTTAACAACCCGTGAACCAGGTGGGGTCTTAATTGGAGAAAAAATTCGCGAAGTTATCCTAGATCCTAGTCATACTGAAATGGATCCTAAGACTGAGCTTCTCCTCTATATTGCTAGTCGTCGACAACACTTGGTGGAAAAGGTCTTACCAGCACTTGCAGCTGGAAAACTGGTTATCATGGATCGCTTTATCGATAGTTCTGTTGCTTATCAGGGCTTTGGGCGTGGTTTAGATATCGATGCTATTGATTGGCTTAATGAGTTTGCAACAGATGGACTGAAACCTGATTTGACTCTTTATTTTGATATTGAGGTGGAAGAGGGACTGGCACGTATTGCTGCCAACAGTAATCGGGAAGTCAATCGTTTGGACATGGAAGGTCTGGATCTACACCGAAAAGTTCGTCAAGGTTACCTTTCTCTTCTTGAAAGAGAAGGAAATCGCATCGAAAAAATCGATGCTAGCCTACCACTTGATCAAGTGATTGAAAATACGCAACAGCTACTTTTTGATAGGATGGGATTAAGGAGATGA
- a CDS encoding APC family permease gives MNIFRTKDVSLGKTEMHRHLKLWDLILLGIGAMVGTGIFTITGTAAATLAGPALVVSIVISAICVSLSALFFAEFASRVPATGGAYSYLYAILGEFPAWIAGWLTIMEFMTAVSGVASGWAAYFKGLLSHYGISLPQVLNGTFNPEHGTYIDFLPILVILLVTGVVLLNSKAALRFNSILVVLKFSALALFILVGIWYIKPENWSDFAPFGFGQIYGGSTGIMAGASLMFFGFLGFESISMAVDEIQSPQKNVPRGIVLSLTIVTILYALVTLVLTGIVHYSKLNVDDAVAFALRSIGIGWAANYVSLVAIFTLITVCISMTYALSRMIYSLARDGLMPQSFKQVTKTSRVPKNATILTGVVSAIAAGIFPLASIAAFLNICTLAYLILLAYGIIKLRKDKGMPKEGEFKTPLVPFLPILSILICLSFMLQYTLETWMAFGLALLIGVIIYFVYGYNHSTVAENE, from the coding sequence ATGAATATTTTTAGAACCAAAGATGTTAGTCTAGGTAAGACAGAAATGCATCGCCATTTAAAATTATGGGACTTAATTCTCTTGGGAATTGGTGCTATGGTGGGAACAGGTATTTTTACCATTACAGGAACAGCAGCAGCAACACTAGCAGGACCTGCCCTTGTGGTATCAATTGTAATTTCTGCTATCTGTGTGTCCTTATCTGCTCTCTTTTTTGCAGAATTTGCTTCTCGTGTTCCTGCAACGGGTGGAGCATATAGTTATTTATATGCAATTTTGGGAGAATTTCCAGCCTGGATAGCTGGTTGGTTAACCATTATGGAATTTATGACAGCAGTTTCAGGTGTTGCTTCTGGTTGGGCGGCCTATTTTAAGGGATTACTTAGCCATTATGGAATTTCCTTGCCACAAGTCTTGAATGGAACTTTTAATCCTGAACATGGTACTTATATCGATTTTTTACCAATTTTAGTAATTCTACTTGTTACAGGTGTTGTACTTTTAAATTCGAAAGCAGCTCTTCGTTTTAATTCTATTCTTGTTGTTTTAAAATTTTCTGCTCTTGCTTTATTTATCCTAGTTGGAATTTGGTACATTAAACCTGAAAATTGGTCAGATTTTGCACCATTTGGTTTTGGTCAAATTTACGGTGGAAGCACTGGAATTATGGCAGGTGCTTCACTCATGTTCTTTGGATTCTTAGGGTTTGAATCCATTTCAATGGCAGTTGACGAAATTCAAAGCCCCCAGAAGAATGTACCGCGTGGAATTGTTTTATCTTTGACTATCGTAACCATTCTTTATGCCTTAGTTACCTTGGTGTTGACGGGGATTGTTCACTATAGCAAGCTCAATGTTGATGATGCAGTGGCTTTTGCTCTGAGAAGTATCGGTATTGGTTGGGCAGCTAATTATGTTTCACTCGTTGCAATTTTTACTTTAATTACGGTATGTATTTCCATGACTTACGCCTTGTCTCGAATGATTTATAGTTTGGCACGTGATGGGCTCATGCCTCAGAGTTTCAAACAAGTGACTAAGACCAGTCGTGTTCCTAAGAATGCGACCATTTTAACAGGTGTTGTTTCAGCGATTGCAGCGGGAATTTTCCCACTGGCAAGTATCGCAGCCTTTCTCAATATCTGCACCTTAGCCTATCTTATTCTCCTAGCCTATGGGATCATCAAATTGAGAAAAGATAAGGGTATGCCCAAAGAGGGAGAATTTAAAACACCCCTGGTACCTTTTTTACCAATCTTGTCTATTCTTATCTGCCTCTCATTCATGCTTCAATATACTCTTGAAACATGGATGGCATTTGGACTAGCTTTATTAATAGGCGTTATTATTTACTTTGTTTATGGATATAACCATTCGACTGTAGCTGAAAATGAATAA
- the proB gene encoding glutamate 5-kinase: MKYKRIVFKVGTSSLTHKDGSLSRSKVKAITQQLAMLHEAGHELILVSSGAVAAGFGALGFKKRPTKIADKQASAAVGQGLLLEEYTTNLLLRQIVSAQILLTQDDFVDKRRYKNAHQALSVLLNRGAIPIINENDSVVIDELKVGDNDTLSAQVAAMVQADLLVLLTDVDGLYTGNPNSDLRAKRLERIETINREIIDMAGGAGSSNGTGGMLTKIKAATIATESGVPVYICSSLKPDALIEAAEETLDGSFFFAQEKGLRTQKQWLAFYAKSQGAIWVDKGAAEALSQHGKSLLLSGIVEAEGAFSYGDIVTVFDKETGKSLGKGRVQFGASALEDMLRSQKAKGVLIHRDDWISITPEIQLLFTEF, from the coding sequence ATGAAGTATAAGCGTATCGTATTTAAAGTGGGAACTTCATCCCTGACACATAAAGATGGAAGTTTATCTCGCAGTAAAGTAAAAGCTATCACACAACAGCTTGCAATGCTGCATGAAGCAGGTCATGAGCTTATTTTGGTGTCTTCTGGGGCTGTTGCAGCAGGTTTCGGAGCCTTAGGATTTAAAAAACGACCAACAAAGATTGCGGATAAGCAAGCTTCAGCGGCGGTTGGTCAAGGATTGCTTCTGGAAGAATATACAACCAATTTGCTCTTAAGACAGATTGTTTCAGCGCAAATCTTGCTAACTCAGGATGATTTTGTCGATAAGCGACGTTATAAAAATGCCCATCAAGCTTTATCTGTTCTTCTCAATCGTGGCGCGATTCCGATTATCAATGAAAATGACAGTGTCGTTATTGATGAGCTCAAGGTCGGGGATAATGATACGCTCAGTGCTCAGGTAGCTGCAATGGTGCAGGCAGATCTTTTGGTCCTCTTAACAGATGTAGACGGTCTTTATACTGGTAATCCTAACTCGGATCTAAGAGCTAAACGTCTGGAGAGAATTGAGACCATCAATCGAGAAATCATAGATATGGCTGGTGGTGCTGGATCTTCAAATGGAACAGGTGGTATGTTGACGAAAATAAAAGCTGCTACCATTGCAACTGAGTCAGGTGTTCCCGTATATATCTGTTCTTCCTTGAAACCTGATGCTTTAATTGAAGCAGCTGAAGAAACTCTTGATGGTTCTTTCTTTTTTGCACAGGAAAAGGGACTTCGTACCCAGAAACAGTGGCTAGCCTTTTATGCCAAAAGTCAGGGAGCAATTTGGGTTGATAAAGGGGCGGCAGAAGCCCTCTCTCAACATGGAAAGAGTCTCCTTTTATCTGGTATTGTTGAAGCAGAAGGAGCCTTTTCTTACGGTGATATCGTGACAGTATTTGACAAGGAAACTGGAAAATCACTTGGGAAAGGACGCGTGCAATTTGGGGCATCTGCTTTGGAGGATATGTTACGTTCTCAAAAAGCTAAGGGGGTCTTGATTCACCGTGATGACTGGATTTCCATTACGCCTGAAATCCAACTACTCTTTACAGAATTTTAG
- the sufU gene encoding Fe-S cluster assembly sulfur transfer protein SufU, producing MALSKLDSLYMAVVADHSKNPHHQGKLEDAEQVSLNNPTCGDVINLSVKFNAEDRLEDIAFLNSGCTISTASASMMTDAVLGKTKQEILELATIFSEMVQGQKDERQDQLGDAAFLSGVAKFPQRIKCATLAWNALKKTIENQENK from the coding sequence ATGGCACTTTCTAAACTAGATAGCCTCTATATGGCGGTGGTAGCGGACCATTCGAAAAATCCCCATCACCAGGGAAAGTTGGAAGATGCAGAGCAAGTTAGTCTCAACAATCCTACCTGTGGTGATGTCATCAATCTATCGGTCAAGTTTAACGCAGAAGACCGCTTGGAAGATATTGCTTTTCTAAACTCTGGTTGTACGATTTCAACTGCCTCTGCTAGTATGATGACAGATGCAGTCTTAGGAAAGACCAAGCAAGAAATCCTAGAGCTTGCAACCATCTTTTCTGAAATGGTTCAAGGTCAAAAGGATGAGCGTCAAGATCAACTTGGAGATGCTGCTTTCTTGTCAGGTGTTGCCAAATTCCCTCAACGGATCAAGTGTGCAACCTTGGCTTGGAATGCCCTCAAGAAAACAATTGAAAATCAAGAAAATAAGTAA
- a CDS encoding glutamate-5-semialdehyde dehydrogenase, translated as MVSTQEQFELVQAVKKTINTASETVKNQALLAMADHLLTATEEILSANVRDMEAAKGKISDVMLDRLYLDASRIQAMATGIREVVALPDPIGEVLERSQLENGLAITKKRVAMGVIGIIYESRPNVTSDAAALALKSGNAVVLRSGKDAYQTAHAIVTALKKGLETTTIHPDVIQLVEDTSRESSYAMMKAKGYLDLLIPRGGAGLINAVVENAIVPVIETGTGIVHIYVDKDADEDKALSIINNAKTSRPSVCNAMEVLLVHEDKAANFLPRLEQVLVADRKEAGLEPIQLRLDEKASQFISGIAAEPQDFDTEFLDYVLAVKVVSSLEEAVEHIESHSTHHSDAIVTENAGAAEYFTNQVDSAAVYVNASTRFTDGGQFGLGCEMGISTQKLHARGPMGLKELTSYKYVVTGDGQIRE; from the coding sequence ATGGTAAGTACACAAGAACAATTTGAACTGGTACAGGCAGTTAAAAAAACCATCAATACTGCTAGTGAAACAGTAAAAAACCAAGCCTTGCTAGCTATGGCCGATCACTTATTGACAGCTACTGAAGAGATTTTATCAGCTAATGTTCGTGATATGGAAGCGGCTAAGGGGAAAATCTCAGATGTTATGCTCGATCGTCTTTATTTGGATGCAAGTCGTATCCAAGCGATGGCAACTGGGATTCGTGAAGTGGTTGCTTTACCAGATCCTATTGGTGAAGTCCTAGAAAGAAGTCAGCTTGAAAATGGTTTGGCCATTACTAAGAAGCGTGTGGCTATGGGTGTTATTGGCATTATCTATGAAAGTCGTCCAAATGTGACTTCTGATGCAGCTGCCCTTGCTCTCAAGAGTGGAAATGCGGTTGTTCTTCGTAGCGGTAAGGATGCCTACCAAACAGCTCATGCTATTGTTACAGCCTTGAAGAAGGGCTTGGAGACTACCACCATTCATCCAGACGTCATTCAATTAGTAGAAGATACCAGTCGTGAAAGTAGTTATGCCATGATGAAGGCTAAGGGTTATCTAGATCTTCTCATTCCTCGTGGGGGGGCTGGTTTGATCAATGCTGTCGTTGAGAATGCTATTGTGCCAGTTATCGAAACAGGTACAGGGATTGTTCATATCTACGTTGACAAGGATGCGGATGAAGACAAGGCACTGTCTATTATCAATAACGCTAAAACTAGTCGTCCCTCAGTCTGCAATGCCATGGAAGTGCTGCTTGTTCATGAAGACAAGGCAGCAAACTTCCTTCCTCGTTTGGAGCAAGTTCTGGTTGCCGATCGAAAGGAAGCTGGACTGGAACCGATTCAATTGCGTCTAGATGAGAAAGCTAGTCAATTTATTTCTGGGATAGCAGCGGAGCCACAAGATTTTGACACTGAGTTTTTAGACTATGTCCTAGCTGTAAAAGTAGTTTCTAGTCTTGAGGAAGCTGTAGAGCATATCGAATCTCACAGCACCCATCATTCAGATGCGATTGTGACTGAAAATGCTGGTGCTGCTGAGTACTTTACAAATCAAGTGGACTCGGCAGCGGTTTATGTCAATGCTTCGACTCGTTTCACAGATGGTGGACAATTTGGTCTTGGTTGTGAAATGGGGATTTCTACTCAGAAATTACATGCGCGTGGTCCAATGGGCTTGAAGGAATTGACTAGCTACAAATATGTGGTTACTGGTGATGGACAGATAAGGGAGTAA
- the pbp3 gene encoding D-alanyl-D-alanine carboxypeptidase PBP3 — translation MKKLFLTLITLFLFGSATTVSAQDFDVAAKHAIAVEANSGKILYEKDATQPVEIASISKILTVYLVYEALEQGKITLSTPVEISDYPYQLTTNSEASNVPMEARNYTVEELLEATLVSSANSAAIALAEKIAGSEKDFVDMMKAKLQEWGIQDATLVNTTGLNNETLGNNIYPGSKKDDENKLSAYDVAVVARNLILKYPQVLEITKKPSSTFAGMTIHSTNYMLEGMPAYRGGIDGLKTGTTDKAGASFVGTTVEKGMRIITVVLNADNQDTNPYARFTATSSILDYISSNFALQTIVKQGESYEDSKSPVLDGKEDTVTAVAKEDIKIVQRLGSRTQSTITYTADTTEHTAPLEAGTVVGHLTYEDKDLVGQGYITTDKPSFEMVAEKNVEKAFFLKVWWNRFVRFVNEKL, via the coding sequence ATGAAGAAATTATTTTTAACCTTAATCACATTATTTTTATTCGGTTCGGCTACAACTGTTTCGGCCCAGGATTTTGATGTAGCTGCAAAACATGCTATTGCTGTTGAGGCTAACAGTGGAAAGATTTTATATGAAAAAGATGCTACTCAACCTGTTGAAATAGCTTCTATCAGTAAAATCCTCACTGTTTATCTAGTCTATGAAGCCTTGGAACAAGGGAAAATCACCCTTTCTACTCCTGTAGAAATCTCAGATTATCCCTACCAGCTCACTACCAATTCTGAAGCGAGTAACGTTCCTATGGAAGCTCGTAACTACACAGTTGAGGAATTGCTAGAAGCTACTCTGGTATCCAGTGCTAACAGTGCAGCCATTGCCCTAGCTGAAAAAATTGCCGGTTCTGAGAAGGACTTTGTAGATATGATGAAGGCCAAACTACAAGAATGGGGGATTCAAGACGCTACACTCGTCAACACAACCGGGCTCAACAATGAAACTCTTGGAAATAATATCTATCCAGGTTCTAAAAAAGATGATGAAAACAAATTGAGCGCTTATGATGTTGCTGTCGTTGCTCGCAATCTCATCCTCAAGTATCCTCAAGTCTTAGAAATCACAAAGAAACCTTCTTCTACTTTTGCAGGGATGACCATTCATTCTACCAACTATATGTTGGAGGGAATGCCTGCTTATCGTGGTGGTATTGATGGTCTTAAGACTGGAACAACTGATAAAGCAGGTGCTTCTTTTGTTGGTACGACTGTAGAAAAAGGAATGCGCATCATCACAGTTGTCTTAAACGCTGACAACCAAGATACCAATCCATATGCACGCTTTACAGCTACTTCTTCTATTTTAGATTACATCTCATCAAACTTTGCTCTTCAGACAATCGTCAAACAAGGGGAAAGTTATGAAGATAGTAAATCGCCTGTATTAGATGGGAAGGAAGATACAGTTACAGCTGTCGCCAAAGAAGATATCAAAATCGTACAACGTCTGGGTAGTCGTACACAATCAACTATTACTTACACAGCGGACACGACTGAACACACTGCTCCACTAGAGGCAGGAACTGTCGTTGGACATTTGACTTATGAAGACAAGGATCTAGTTGGTCAAGGATACATTACAACTGACAAACCTAGTTTTGAGATGGTCGCAGAAAAAAATGTCGAAAAAGCCTTCTTCTTAAAAGTTTGGTGGAATCGCTTCGTTCGTTTTGTTAACGAGAAGTTATAA
- the tuf gene encoding elongation factor Tu, with the protein MAKEKYDRSKPHVNIGTIGHVDHGKTTLTAAITTVLARRLPSAVNQPKDYASIDAAPEERERGITINTAHVEYETEKRHYAHIDAPGHADYVKNMITGAAQMDGAILVVASTDGPMPQTREHILLSRQVGVKHLIVFMNKIDLVDDEELLELVEMEIRDLLSEYDFPGDDLPVIQGSALKALEGDSKYEDIIMELMNTVDEYIPEPERDTDKPLLLPVEDVFSITGRGTVASGRIDRGTVRVNDEIEIVGIKEETKKAVVTGVEMFRKQLDEGLAGDNVGVLLRGVQRDEIERGQVIAKPGSINPHTKFKGEVYILTKEEGGRHTPFFNNYRPQFYFRTTDVTGSIELPAGTEMVMPGDNVTIDVELIHPIAVEQGTTFSIREGGRTVGSGMVTEIEA; encoded by the coding sequence ATGGCAAAAGAAAAATACGATCGTAGTAAACCACACGTTAACATTGGTACTATCGGACACGTTGACCACGGTAAAACTACCCTAACTGCAGCTATCACAACTGTTTTGGCACGTCGCTTGCCTTCAGCAGTTAACCAACCTAAAGACTATGCGTCTATCGATGCTGCTCCAGAAGAACGCGAACGCGGTATCACAATCAACACTGCGCACGTTGAGTACGAAACTGAAAAACGTCACTACGCTCACATCGACGCTCCAGGACACGCGGACTACGTTAAAAACATGATCACTGGTGCCGCTCAAATGGACGGAGCTATCCTTGTAGTAGCTTCAACTGACGGACCAATGCCACAAACTCGTGAGCACATCCTTCTTTCACGTCAGGTTGGTGTTAAACACCTTATCGTCTTCATGAACAAGATCGACTTGGTTGACGACGAAGAATTGCTTGAATTGGTTGAAATGGAAATCCGTGACCTTCTTTCAGAATACGACTTCCCAGGTGACGATCTTCCAGTTATCCAAGGTTCAGCTCTTAAAGCTCTTGAAGGTGACTCTAAATACGAAGACATCATCATGGAATTGATGAACACTGTTGATGAGTACATTCCAGAACCAGAACGTGACACTGACAAACCATTGCTTCTTCCAGTCGAAGACGTATTCTCAATCACTGGACGTGGTACAGTTGCTTCAGGACGTATCGACCGTGGTACTGTTCGTGTCAACGACGAAATCGAAATCGTTGGTATCAAAGAAGAAACTAAAAAAGCAGTTGTTACTGGTGTTGAAATGTTCCGTAAACAACTTGACGAAGGTCTTGCAGGAGACAACGTAGGTGTCCTTCTTCGTGGTGTTCAACGTGACGAAATCGAACGTGGACAAGTTATCGCTAAACCAGGTTCAATCAACCCACACACTAAATTCAAAGGTGAAGTTTACATCCTTACTAAAGAAGAAGGTGGACGTCACACTCCATTCTTCAACAACTACCGTCCACAATTCTACTTCCGTACTACTGACGTTACAGGTTCAATCGAACTTCCAGCAGGTACTGAAATGGTAATGCCAGGTGATAACGTGACAATCGACGTTGAGTTGATCCACCCAATCGCCGTAGAACAAGGTACTACATTCTCTATCCGTGAGGGTGGACGTACTGTTGGTTCAGGTATGGTTACAGAAATCGAAGCTTAA
- the proC gene encoding pyrroline-5-carboxylate reductase: MKIGFIGLGNMGASLANAVLQAKMSHQILLANRSQAKVDAFIANYGGQASSNDEIFAEADVIFLGVKPAQFSELITQYQSILEKRESLLLISMAAGLTLEKLASLLPSHHRIIRIMPNTPVAIGQGVISYALSENCHPEDSELFCQLLANAGQLVEISDGLIDAATGLAGCGPAFVYLFIEALADAGVQTGLPRETALKMAAQTVVGAGQLVLESQEHPGVLKDQVCSPGGSTIAGVASLEEHAFRGTVMDAVNQAYKRTQELGK, encoded by the coding sequence ATGAAGATTGGATTTATCGGCTTGGGGAATATGGGAGCTAGTTTGGCTAATGCTGTCTTGCAGGCAAAAATGAGTCATCAGATTCTCCTTGCTAATCGTAGTCAAGCTAAGGTGGATGCTTTTATTGCCAATTATGGTGGTCAGGCTTCTAGCAATGACGAAATCTTTGCAGAAGCTGATGTGATTTTTCTAGGAGTAAAGCCAGCTCAATTCTCTGAACTGATTACTCAATATCAGTCAATCCTTGAGAAACGAGAAAGTCTTCTTTTGATTTCCATGGCAGCTGGTTTGACCTTGGAAAAACTTGCTAGTCTTCTTCCAAGTCACCATAGGATTATTCGTATTATGCCTAATACACCTGTTGCTATTGGGCAAGGAGTGATTAGTTATGCCTTGTCTGAAAATTGTCATCCAGAAGACAGTGAACTTTTTTGTCAACTTTTAGCTAATGCAGGGCAGTTGGTTGAAATAAGTGATGGTTTAATAGATGCAGCAACAGGACTTGCAGGCTGTGGACCAGCTTTTGTCTATCTCTTTATCGAGGCCTTAGCAGATGCTGGAGTTCAGACGGGATTGCCACGAGAAACGGCCTTGAAAATGGCTGCTCAAACTGTGGTAGGAGCTGGACAATTGGTCCTAGAAAGCCAAGAGCATCCTGGGGTCTTGAAAGACCAAGTTTGTAGCCCAGGTGGTTCGACCATTGCTGGTGTAGCAAGTCTAGAAGAGCATGCTTTCAGAGGAACTGTTATGGATGCCGTCAACCAAGCCTACAAAAGAACTCAAGAATTAGGCAAATAA
- a CDS encoding AI-2E family transporter: MFRRNKLFFWTTEILLITLIFYLWREMGAIITPFVSVLNTIMIPFLLGGFLYYLTNPIVIFLEKECKINRIIGILLTLCALICAIVLSFVYLLPILINQLSSLIYSSQNIYGRLQDLVIELSKHPALQNLDIQQTIQQLNLSYVDILQNILNSVTNSVGSVLSALVSTVLIIIMTPVFLIYFLLDGHKFLPMLERTILKRDKLNISGLLTNLNTTISRYISGVSIDAVIIGCLAFIGYSVIGLRYALVFAIFSGLANLIPYVGPSIGLIPMIISNLFTDPHKMIIAVIYMLIIQQVDGNILYPRIVGGVMKVHPITILVLLLLSSNIYGVIGMIVAVPTYSILKEIAKFLARLYENHKEAQEVEKHLSE; the protein is encoded by the coding sequence ATGTTTCGAAGAAACAAATTGTTCTTCTGGACAACTGAAATCCTATTAATAACCCTAATTTTTTATCTCTGGAGAGAAATGGGTGCTATTATCACACCCTTTGTAAGTGTGCTGAATACAATTATGATTCCTTTTTTATTGGGAGGATTTTTGTATTATCTAACTAACCCAATTGTTATCTTTTTAGAGAAGGAATGCAAAATCAATCGCATCATTGGGATTTTGTTAACCCTTTGTGCCTTAATTTGTGCAATCGTACTTAGTTTTGTCTATCTGCTACCGATTTTGATTAATCAGTTGAGTAGTCTAATCTACTCGAGTCAAAACATTTATGGTCGTCTTCAAGATTTAGTCATTGAGTTATCAAAACATCCAGCCCTGCAAAATCTAGATATTCAACAAACTATTCAACAATTAAATCTCTCATATGTTGATATTTTGCAAAATATCTTGAACAGTGTGACAAATAGTGTTGGAAGTGTTCTATCTGCGCTCGTAAGCACTGTATTGATTATCATCATGACACCAGTCTTCTTGATTTACTTCCTACTTGATGGGCATAAATTTTTACCCATGCTAGAAAGAACTATATTAAAACGAGATAAATTGAACATATCTGGTTTATTGACAAACCTAAATACAACTATTTCTCGTTACATTAGTGGAGTGTCAATAGATGCAGTTATTATTGGATGTTTAGCTTTTATCGGTTATAGTGTAATTGGTCTAAGATATGCCTTGGTCTTCGCCATTTTTTCTGGATTGGCTAATTTGATTCCGTATGTAGGACCAAGCATTGGCTTGATTCCAATGATTATCTCAAATCTCTTCACCGATCCTCATAAAATGATTATTGCTGTCATTTATATGTTGATTATTCAGCAAGTTGATGGAAATATTTTATATCCACGTATCGTGGGTGGAGTTATGAAGGTTCACCCGATTACTATTTTAGTCTTGCTTTTATTATCAAGTAATATTTACGGTGTGATTGGAATGATTGTTGCTGTTCCAACCTATTCCATTTTAAAAGAGATTGCTAAATTCTTAGCGCGACTGTATGAAAATCATAAGGAAGCACAAGAAGTTGAAAAACATTTATCAGAATAA